The following DNA comes from Thunnus thynnus chromosome 3, fThuThy2.1, whole genome shotgun sequence.
CAACTCAAGCAATCAACACATTTTCtctccaaaagaaaaaacaggcaaaaaaaaaaagtgtttggaTGCTACTTTTATCTCTATAGGAGAGAAGATAGTTGTTGCCAAAGAGTTATTTGGCAACAAAAGATCGTTTTGCTCTCTTTGAAGAAGTGAACAGGCACACTTCTCACCAATACAAAGAGACActatgttttacacaaaagactcactgacctctgacctggaTGGATTCTGGGTGAGCAAAAGGCAGGAAGACGACCATCCTCCCCATCAGACACTGGAGATGAGGGGACTGTGGAGTGGGCTGAGTTGGGATAGACGCTGTAgaactggtggtggtggtggtggtggtggtggtgactGGCTTTTCCGTGGTCACTGGTGGTTCAATCTTTGGATACTGGGGCACAGGGGGGTAGTGTGGTGGGTAGAGATGATGGTAATAAGGGTAATATGGATAAGGGTAGTAGCTACAAATGGTGTGAGTGTAAGGGGGGCAGGTGGGTTTCTGAGCTGCTGGTTGCTGAGGCTCATGAGGAGAGGGCTGCAGCGTCCCCGTGGCAGGCGGAGGTGTGGGTGGCAAGAAATAAATCAGCCCTTGTGGGTAAAACTGGCCGGAGGGATAACTGGGTTGTTTGGGAACCATCGTCCTGGTGGTGgtaggaggtggaggaggggtgggTGGAGCGGTAGAAGGAAGTGAAGTGGAAGGTTTTGGGTGGAAAATTTGATCATATGGATAGTACGAGATATATGAACCGAGTGGATAAAATGGACCAACAGGTTGTTTTGGTGGAGAAGGAGGGATGGTAGGGGAAGGAGTGGGTGCTGGGGTCACTGGTGCTGCAGTGGGTGCAGGATAGTAAGGCATCTGAAGATAATACTGTGGGTAATAAAGACTGGTTGGAGGTTCGATTGGCTGGGTAGCTGGAGGAGAGGTGGTAGTAGTAGGCTTTTTAGTAACAGGGGTAGGAGCTGGTGTCACTGCAAGATAGTAGAAAGGGTAATACACACCAGACGGATATTGAGAAGGACCAGCAGGTAATTTGGAAGCAGATGTAGCTTGAGGGGAAGGATATTTTGGGTGCTCTCCAGAAGAGTAGGGCAACTTGCCAGACCCAGAGGGGTAGAGGGATTGCTGAGGCTGGGGCCCAGGAGGACTGCCTGGAGTGGGCCGAGGGGGACGGACAGGTTGTGAGCCAGGAGGGTAGACCTGGGGAAGCTGGGGGTACTGGAGCCCAGGGTAGGGGTAGCGGAGGTAGTCAGGAAGTTGCTGCTCCTGGGTTGGAGGttgaggagggggaggaggaagaggaagaggaggaggaggaggaggaggaggaggagggggaggagaagggGAAGTAGCTGCAAGATCTGGGACGTAGGGAAACTGAGGGTCACCAGGAGACAGAGGTGGAGAGGACGGAAAAGAGGGGACATAGGGGACCTGAGGGTTGACTGGACAGGAGAGGATGTACTCCTGCTCATCTAATATAAGCTGGAGATcctgaaaaaaaagttgcataaaAATGCTGTTACAAGCCAGTCGTCTGCCACGATAATCCATTCAAGATTAGACAACTTACTCCATGAGTGACACAAGGAGCGctgaagaggatgaagaagatCAGATCCTCAGGTTGGGAGTTGACACGGTACGCACACTCTGCAGACGCAAAGGGAGCCCAACCTCCGTTCACtgtaaaacagacacacattgttttgtagtcagtcagtcaataaAAGGTTTGATTCTGATAAAACCTGTACTGACGTCTCATCTGTGTTGTGCTTTTGTTACATTCAGAGACCTACTGTTCTACAGTTAAATCCcatttttaggcattttttgactaagtatatttaaatttgactacttttagccaaactaaataaataattaaataaaggaTCAGGAGATCTTCATGTtgggaaataaaacagttaaaacatttatgaGTCTGTAATTTCCTGGcaagtttcctggaaagaactgTATAATAGCAGTAACTACAGGGGAACTAAAGACAGTCCTGTGACAATTTTAGTTTGAATTTAATCGTGTGTTGAGTTGTATTAGTTGTTGACTTACAGACGACTCTCTGAATAACTTCTCAATTCAAATAAAACTACTAATGAAGATTCATGTTGTACACATGTGGATTCTATTAAACCAGACTATACAGAATAATGCACAAGTTATCATCAATTTAACTACCAACACAGCGCTAAGCCCCAAAAGCTAACGCACCTATGACTCCCAGCATATGTATATCCTCCTCCTGCCCATAAATCTGCACTGCCATGCCGTAAGGGGAGCAGAGGACTGAGGGGACTGAGTGGGAGAGAGGCGGGGCGAGAGTGGACATCTGTACTGGGCAGGAGAGCTTCAGTGGGCTGCCCCACCACAGCATGGGCAGCACATAACTGCCATtctgacagagaagaagaaaaggagggcGTGATGAATAAAGGACACAGAATGACGACTAGTGGAAATATAGTGTAGGTGCTGCCGATACCTCCTGTGTAATGTAACATGCATCATATGGCACCATCATCTCAAGGTCACTCCATGATGTCCTCACTGAGTAACCGCAGTATGGAGGTaactgagacagagagatgggaGAGGCTCCTTCTGTAGAGAGAAGATGTTGAAAAGCTGAATGTTGtgctgaaacaaaacaaaaaacaggttGATTCATCATTTAGTTGATCCATAAAAATGATTACTTGTTTAGGTCACTTATCAAgctaaaataccaaatattccctggtttcagcttctcaactGAGAGGATTTGCcaattttctttgttttaaattaatgtattttaattattgttggtttggacgGTTGgtcacaaaaaacaagaaatttgagGATGTTACTCATACAGCACAGATGATTGATGAAATCATTgaggaaaaaaagcagattaatggaaaatggaaaaaaatggtataataatgtttgttttgttatataatGATCATTTTCTCCAGCATGAATTGGGCAAACAAGTTCATGTTAAACCTTTCCAAATAAACTTCAAGTTCACTCTCCGCCCTACGTGAAATGAAAGCTTTAAGTTTCTGCACTGAGAATGTGTGCACCTTGCACATTTTCTTGCAGAAATGCAGGGATTCCCTGTAAGAAATGGTCCTTCCTGTATAGCCTGTTAGCCAATATTCAAACAGCACTAGTCCATCACACCACTGCCACCCTTACAAATAATATCATATATCTCACCTCTGTCCACTAACAGTTGTGTGAGTCCTTCTCCAGAGGCTGTGAAGGTCATGACATTATCGTCACACTGCACCAGAGGCCTCATAGCCAGCCACTCAGAGAAGTGTGGACTAGAGTCAGAAGATGGCCCCAAGACCTTCCCCTGGACTCCATGAAAACCTAAAAGGATATtaaacagcaataataatacataaataatgcTCTGTATTATCAAGATCTGCTGCATTATGATCCCTGAAGCAGTTTTTACCTGTGAAGTCCTCTTGATATTCATCCTCAGAGTGTGAAGGCCAGGACCTTTGTAGTGTGCTGACGTTACCAGAAGTCCAAGACAAGCTGCTGTCAGTTTCATCAAGTTTCGGTAAACTGAAGTCTGGAAGTGGCTCCTCAAGAAAGGCAGCAGATTCAGGCCGAAGCTGCAGACGACCTCGCTGGTTAGGTTTGTGTAGGTGTATAACCTGTTCACCAGAGTTCCCAGTCCCCTGCTGGACGTCGTTATCTAGTTTAATCCTCTCGTGACCTTGGTGAGTGTTAGAACCATCCGGCCACCGTCCTAAACTCACCGCATTGCAGAACTGAAACGTGTAAAAATAAATGGTTactatcaataaaaacaaagttatcaATCCTTTCTCTTTGCAAGACATCGCCAGATTGTTGACGCTTTTGCTCACGTGCGCACGGATGCGTCACCTGCAAATGAGAGCAATCAACTAAGTGTCATCAGGTATGGACCAATTAAAAAGCAAAGCGCACAGACGCAAAGACTTgatgagaaatgttaaaaactCTCTTCCTGAGTAACTCTCTTACTCACATTACAGTgagtaattattttgtttaattcgCTGTCATCTACTTAAATGGCCACTCATAGATTAACGCCACTTCAAAGAGGGCtacaagtctttttttaaaaacatacttaCCTTTTTATTTGAGTAACATCCCTACTTAGTTTCCTCAAATCCCATAAAACTTTATCTACTTTACTTTTTATCTAAACTTATGATGCGTTCACAGGGTTTTTGACGCAGATAATCTACCAATATCTGATATTTCTCCACCTATATATTACCTATAATCATCACACAGACCTATATTAAGGTAATCTTTTAAAGACCATAATAGTTTTACCCTGTCGGTAGTTGAATTAAGTTATTAAGCATCATCAAATTGCCGATTTCACAAGCTGCCAAGTaaagtctgtatttttttaaatcttaattttTGAGATGCATTATCTCTTATACAAGGGAGACTTGGCCAAAATGGCAGCATACAGTAGGTGTcacaaagtcaaataaaaacacattaatttacaacaatcacatccaacacaacaaaacaggatctgacaaataaaagagagaaaaacgtGACTGCATGATATGAAGGCAGTGTTTCCAGATGAAGTTTATCTTGTAAATTCTTCCAGGTgaataatatgaaaatgcagttttactaAGTTCAGAGCAGAGTCCAGGGATACTGAGGATTATCCTTCTAGATGATCGAGTCTGTTAAAAACAGGAGAAAGCATTTCACAAAAGGTAACCAGGAATGTTACCAATGATGGCTTCAACAATGAAGACAGGCTACCTTTATGAACCTTTCTCTGTATAGAGAAATACTGGATTTATaccaatattactaatattGCTTGTTTAAGGTGGTATTGACTGTGTCAACATATCAGTATATATATGCATTCTATAGTTTTGTACTCTTGAGATTTCATGAATCCCAAAaagcaaacacataaacaacctatttttaaattgaaaatcaGCAGATAACACTGAATCTGTCgttttttcttaatttacagacattttCCATTTATTATTGTCCAAGTTGGTAAGGAGAAGTGGGAACACTGGCTGAGTGGTTTTGTCCAACAAGGAGATGACTGCTTGATAAAGATTAGTCCTAGATGTAGTTTGGATGAAGAGGAACAGTAGCAGTTACTGACCGATGTTTTATAGATGAGGTGTAGGGATGAAATATGAGGGATTCATCTGCAGGAATGAGTCATGAGTTGTCGGAGAGACGGGAGGAGTGTCGGGCAAACGTGACTCTGGGGGAGTTTCTTGGTTATTGTGTTGCTGCAGATTTGCAGTAGGCTGCTTCGGGTGGGACTGCTGTAAGCCTGAGTGTCCAGAGGCAACAAGAGCCGCTGGAATTAATCTGAAAAGCTCAGACTTCTGTTGCTCTGCAGAACTTAAATCCTGCAGTGGCTGCGGTGGTAATCGATTGGATGTAACAGGAATGTGCAGAGGCAGTTCAAAAGGAGTTGGGTTGAGTTGGGAGCCTGAGAGTAGAGTCTATGAAGGGCAAAGAGATTTGTTGTGGGAAGATGTGTGCAGTCGAACAACCTCAGCACATTGTTGCTGCAAGTGGCctttgctgtttgttgtgtgaCACTTAAGGAGAGAAAATTGAACATCAGTCAGTTTAGAAAAGGTATGAAGCAGTGGATATGTGTCCCCAGGATGCAAGATGTCCCAACACAACCTGTTAGGATGATATAGGTGGATAAGGAATTTGTAAATAACAGGAAAGCTCTATTTCTGTCACCCAGAGCTGAATATATATTCTGCACAACTGATCCTAGAAGACAGCAAAAGatttttgcaaaaaaacaatattcaaaGTTAGAAATAAGATTATTGTTGACATTTATTCCAGAAAGTCCACCTGACATCAAATTTAATCATCcttctttgcagtcaaaaataatgccatcaTGTTTTTTAAGTgaatagttttgtattattagaatgaAGAAATAAGATTATTTAGGAAAATATCAGTAAttctcctttttgtcttttgtagctggaccaaaccagcatctaacgggtccaaagtgacatttgcaatgtgctgcagctcagcagctaattagctaattagcctgctaactgacgttagtgGTGCACTTTTCACCGGTGAGTGTTTATTTGGTGGCtggttcaacaagctaaggtgcaggacgagacatgtgttcatgtttgtaagttagatgaGAAGGAGGCTAACAGGAGgactaatgtgggttgttgttcagggtctgtggctcttgtgttgcgtagcaggatgcaatcaggctccgTGTGACGTCCGCTCTGCCGATGATCAAACaatcaaagatttgatttgctgtattgaaataaggactccagcaGATGCGAcgtatttaatcaaaataatgtaaacatggGATacaatcatgaaatcaaagatattaaaatattgatttctcccttttggtttatgatttttttccaagggagaacacaggacaagtgatttaccgagcagatatgtatgctgcagtagaccaaaaaaaaaaaaggcaatttaatttcagttggactatAAATAAGGCcttttcagcagcagctgctcctCTGTAATGTGTGTCCAATGAACGCTCACTGCACAATGGATGTGATATTGTACTCTCTGTAGAGGCCCACATGTTGTGATGGGAATAGAAAACACCGCTGACTCAGAAGTGGTGTATGAGGGGGGAATCGGCACTGCTCACCCACTCACCATTCACTGTGAAGATATGACAAACCATCAGGGGTCAGATATAATGGTTTCAATCTTGACTTCTATTCAGACTCACTGCCAGGAGAAAATACTTCCTCTAGTCTATTCTCACACCCTCTGACAATAGTATCGCTCTCAAATGAATTTCACCTCAGCAGCactataataaaaacagaaacttaCACTAATGGCTCTATCAGCCATAACAGAAAGTTACGTAACACAGAAGTTGACTCATGCATCTAACAACAACCACTGAGCAATTTATTCACACTGAAGGAGATACAGGATTTGGTTTAATAGGACAAATCCAATCTGTTTATAGTGTCATCTTCATAGACTGCTAGTTTACTTCCCTACATGTGAGCCATATACCAGCCACAGATGACCCGAGTGAGAAAGTGTCAGTACAATCTTGATTTGTTTCCGTGGTTACGCTGCTCACACTGAGTGAATCTGTACTGTCAACACATGAGGGCGTGGTCAGTAACAGAGCAAAGGAAGTAATTATGGTATCTGTCCTCGTCCCACCTCCAGGAGGATAAAGCAGCCATTGTCGTACACAGATCAGGACTACCTCAGTCCATGTGGTCTTAACTGAGAGACCTCAGCCTGAGGGGAGATAACACAGAGGCAGACATGAGCTGAGGCCTGTTGG
Coding sequences within:
- the LOC137173828 gene encoding uncharacterized protein, whose amino-acid sequence is MSCKEKGLITLFLLIVTIYFYTFQFCNAVSLGRWPDGSNTHQGHERIKLDNDVQQGTGNSGEQVIHLHKPNQRGRLQLRPESAAFLEEPLPDFSLPKLDETDSSLSWTSGNVSTLQRSWPSHSEDEYQEDFTGFHGVQGKVLGPSSDSSPHFSEWLAMRPLVQCDDNVMTFTASGEGLTQLLVDREGASPISLSQLPPYCGYSVRTSWSDLEMMVPYDACYITQENGSYVLPMLWWGSPLKLSCPVQMSTLAPPLSHSVPSVLCSPYGMAVQIYGQEEDIHMLGVIVNGGWAPFASAECAYRVNSQPEDLIFFILFSAPCVTHGDLQLILDEQEYILSCPVNPQVPYVPSFPSSPPLSPGDPQFPYVPDLAATSPSPPPPPPPPPPPPLPLPPPPPQPPTQEQQLPDYLRYPYPGLQYPQLPQVYPPGSQPVRPPRPTPGSPPGPQPQQSLYPSGSGKLPYSSGEHPKYPSPQATSASKLPAGPSQYPSGVYYPFYYLAVTPAPTPVTKKPTTTTSPPATQPIEPPTSLYYPQYYLQMPYYPAPTAAPVTPAPTPSPTIPPSPPKQPVGPFYPLGSYISYYPYDQIFHPKPSTSLPSTAPPTPPPPPTTTRTMVPKQPSYPSGQFYPQGLIYFLPPTPPPATGTLQPSPHEPQQPAAQKPTCPPYTHTICSYYPYPYYPYYHHLYPPHYPPVPQYPKIEPPVTTEKPVTTTTTTTTTSSTASIPTQPTPQSPHLQCLMGRMVVFLPFAHPESIQVRDQKKIWLFLPSVSPLCGYMIQMAEGSGVILYSPLPACHSQSRTPTTISLPLRFWDLSMGEYRTLDLQCPYQSTPEILPPVTPSVSPTPPSTTKGQISTSVVPKAKVLCSSHQMTVELPPGPISGIAVKDIKGNQMNVQDAPKHCGYSASKGKDGKIRLSLQLHSRCHMSVQGKMYIIAVVYMTVNGRKEAQFSCPVSISGSGQECNLPSEQRLPCGLGSVSQPQCLSMGCCFSKHPPACYYPMDECTLDRHFVFSVPASLTEPPLSPALLVAASNSTCKPQKVTSDYALFKIPMDGCGARRMEVGKTMIYMVEVINMIQSISLNYGTITRDSPVRLIVECRYVPGTVLTVSYLVKTPTLGPGVQTQGMFGVQLRIAKDAQYSSYHPQYHQPLQMLLGKPLYLEVRLLNAPDPSLVLLVHYCVAYPRSGKAVWVLLYNGCPNPLDPASQKAVLSDPRPPSPQAQTRRFTISTFQFLPDGEFKDPDEEIYFMCSTEICSPRDGPCVEGCFGQ